GGGCAACCGCCCGCTGTCGGAGCGCCCGCGGCGGCGCATCGGCGTGCCGGCTCCGTGGCCGACCAGCCCCTGTCGCACGCCGGCGTGCTGCCGGTGTCGCTCGCGACCGTGATGTTTGCCCCCGCCGTGCGGCCATGAGCGGCGCCGCCCCGACCCTGACCACCGTGCGCCTCGTGGTGGACGGCAGCGGAGCGGGCGAGCGAGCCGACCGCTACCTCGGCGTACGCGTGGGCGTTCCTTCGCGCACCCAGTTGCAGTTGCGCCTCGCGGAGTTGCGCGTCAACGACCGCGCGGTAAAACCGAGCACTCGCTTGAATTGCGGTGACCAAGTGGTGGTGGTGCTGCGCTCGGCGCCGGCGATACCGGCGCTGCCGGAGCCGCTGTCGCTGGACGTGCTGTATGAAGACGACGACGTCGTGGTCATCGACAAGCCGAGCGGCATGGTGGTGCATCCCGGCAGCGGCACTCGCGGCGGCACGCTGGTGAACGGCCTGCTGTACCGGTATCGCGACCTGTCGGCGCGCTTCCCCGACAGCCCGCGCCCCGGCATTGTGCACCGGCTGGACAAGGACACCTCCGGCGTGATGGTGGTGGCCCGGCACGCCGCGGCGCATGCCTGTCTCGCTCGCCAGTTCAGCGAGCGTACCGTGGGCAAGCGCTACCTCGCCTGGGTCTCCGGCCGGCCCGTGCCGCCCTCCGGCCGCATCGCGACGCGGTTGCGGCGCGATGCGAAAAACCCGTTGCGCGTGCGGGTCAGCCGCGATACCGGCAAGCCCGCGGTTACCCGCTACCGCGTATGCGAGAGCGCCGGCGATGCTTCGCTGATGGCGCTGCGTCCGCTCACCGGGCGCACCCATCAACTGCGCGCGCACATGCGCTGGCTCGGCCACCCGATTCTCGGCGACCCGCTGTATGCCGGTCGCGCCAAGGGAACGGCGGCGCGCCTGCTGCTGCATGCCCACCGCCTCGCCATCGTGCTGCCCGGCGGCACCGCCCGCACGGTGTTCGAGGCGCCGCCGCCGCGCGGCTTCGGTCTTCCTTAGCGGCCCGTGGTGGAACCCGGTGTCGCACCGAGGGCGCCGCGTTCAACGCAGCCGGTGTCGCGCCGCGGACTGCCGGCCCGCCGGTGCCTGGTCCGCGTCTGCGGCGCGGCGGTGCAGCGCGGGATTGAACGCGCGCTCGGTGCCGAC
This Spirochaetaceae bacterium DNA region includes the following protein-coding sequences:
- a CDS encoding RluA family pseudouridine synthase — translated: MSGAAPTLTTVRLVVDGSGAGERADRYLGVRVGVPSRTQLQLRLAELRVNDRAVKPSTRLNCGDQVVVVLRSAPAIPALPEPLSLDVLYEDDDVVVIDKPSGMVVHPGSGTRGGTLVNGLLYRYRDLSARFPDSPRPGIVHRLDKDTSGVMVVARHAAAHACLARQFSERTVGKRYLAWVSGRPVPPSGRIATRLRRDAKNPLRVRVSRDTGKPAVTRYRVCESAGDASLMALRPLTGRTHQLRAHMRWLGHPILGDPLYAGRAKGTAARLLLHAHRLAIVLPGGTARTVFEAPPPRGFGLP